From Malus sylvestris chromosome 1, drMalSylv7.2, whole genome shotgun sequence:
attttattttgtcctttaaTTACAAAAAGAGCTAATTAAGGAGATCAAAATGTGTACGTAAACCCCAATGCATTAGTCCCTTCTTatttaatggtaaaaaaaaagctAATTAAGGAGATAAAATCTTTTGCATTCATTTTATAGGTTGTCTCTATCATTGATTGATACATGTTAATAACTTAATCttcattaaatttattattataaacttaacACGTGTCAATTAATGACAAAGAACACAAAAAAGggacacaaaaaataaatacatactTTTAATCAAGTTGGTATATTACGTAAGAAGATTGAGTTGGGGTAAATGTAAAATGGGTCTTAGTATTTAGACAGCACGGGCTGTCACAAtactatatttttctttctaggtAAAGGAGCAATGGACCTTCTGAAGTAAAACAATTAATTTATCCACATACATAAGTTAGTACTTCacaacacatatatatataatcctcCATTTTTTggagtatttataattttatttaaatattgccATCTGACTGGTGgcaattaaatattaattagcaCCAAAAATCTGGCCCACGCCGACAAATCAGAATTAAGGGTTTTAATTAGAGGATTCTCACGAAAATATAACTTAATTAGCCGACCATTTCCTTCAGGTAATTTCAATCATAAGCTAAATAAAATAAGTGCTTGTGAAAAAACAATAttagtaaggacaattaaatgatTAATTTGCAGAGGACAGTTCAAGGTTAGCTAACTGATTAACAGTTGAGATTCTTTGGGGCCCTCCTTCTCTAGGGATTGGGAGAAGGACAGCCAACCTACAGAATGTATATGGTCGGCGctattcttaatttaattagttaattaattatatggaTAATTAAGTTTTTGCATGAGGAAAATATTTGATTATCTTGGAATCTTCACAAAGTTTAACTCGATCACAATACACTAACTGGCAAGTGAGTGCTGTTTAAGTTAACAGCCTAACACTGCCAGTGTTAGGGAGAGAAAATAAATATATTCCCATAGGGCTtctagcaaaaaaataaaacaatagtgtACAAATAAATTAACATCAATCACACTAGCTAGTTGACAACTTGGgatgaagaaataaaagaaaaggcttATGTTTCTACTACCTATAAATCAaggggataaaaaaaaaaaataagaaaggtgAGTTGGTTTTGGTAGCTGTTATTTACAATGATATTGTCATTAATTATACGTTTTAAAATAACAGTATACTTTTGTTCCATTTCCGTGGAAAGAAAATTAGTGGAGCGTGAACTTGCACAAGGATACATAAGAATGATTATTTGCTGCCACTTCGTACAATATTATATGCTTCTCCAATATGGTTAACTATATTCATTTAAAATGTGGGTATATAAATTGATGGTATATAAGTCGTCGATGCAACTGATATTGTCCATGAGTACTCCAACTAAACACGTCAAAAAACCAAGCTACCTCGTTGATATAAGAGATATACgtcatttattatatatatatatatatatatatatatatatatatatatgaacgtATCAAAATCCAAGAATGTCCCGGCCCTATGATAGATCATATGACCTAAATATACGTATCAAAATCCCCGGACTCCATCGGATATTGCTGGATCGGACTTTGTTGGCTGCATATATTAGCTCATATTTGCAAGTAGAGAATCTCATCACacagattcttaatcatatgtGAAAATCTCACACAGATTCTTGATTAGTTTGTAATCCTCCAGAAAACCCATCTGCTTTTGCTTCGCTGCCATTCCAAAAATATTGAATTTCGTAAAAGAAATTATACATGGCTAGCTCGTCAACAGTCAACACGTACAATATTTTAAGGTTACGACGGTGGTGAGAGATCTGCAGGTGATCAGTTCCGTTTGGCTTTCGAAAATGTACTGAAGTCAGCAAAAGATGGCACCAGGCTGTTCAAACTGTATCTCTCTCTTCCGGTGCACATGCATGATGAAAATTTGTACTTATACTTCGCCTTTGAGGAAATAAAACTCATTGCAAGCTAGCTCGCTAGGGACTTCGACAAATGGTTTCCAATAGGAAGCGCCACGATTAGAAGAAAAACTTTATGACACTGTTTCATACATATTCTAAATCTCTCCCCTCACACATATTTCGTGAGGAAAAAGCTAAAACGAAAAGACATACAATGAGAGACTAAGCGCGTTTTCTAACAGCCAAAATTGCTTTAATTATGTTGGCCAGAAAATTATAAATGTGTCTAGTTCATAGAAGTACCCTTTGAAGAAACATCtgctaaataatttttttataaaatgagaaTGCTAGAGATCCCACATTGATGTTCTATATAATGTGACAAATAACACATACAATCACATCTAATaagattattttttaattaagatAACATGTACGCGTCACTTGTTACATTAAATACTGGATAATATTGCATCACCTATATAGGGATGTACATATCATCCATTTGTGAATAACATACCTTGATCGACTAAATGAACCATCGGAACCGTACATCAATTTAGTAagcttcatttgaagatcactCCTACAACAAACATACAAATAAATAGACGTGGTACCTACACAATCGATTTATTCTATACATTTGAACTAAATGATTTCTGATTAAATTGATTTTTCGTAGAGGTGATCTTTAAATGAAGGTTAAGAAATTGACAGTTCCAATCGTTAATTTTATTCGGTTAAGATACGTTATTCGCAAATAAGGACATGTGCATCCCTAAATGGTGCAAGTGTTAAATATTACACCAATATGGTACAAAAAACATGATCTCTCCAATATTTTCCTTGGAAAATATATCTACCAGTAACCCCAAACTAAACTGCCCATAATCAATGTATCATCATATACACATTCATGAAACacaaacattaaaaaattaaagggtaatgctagaatTAAAAAGTCCATGATAGCCAAATCAGCAAATAATCACAAAGGGGAACAACAGTTAACCACAGATCCTACGTCAGCACATGCATGAACTGAACCAAAATCCCCAACCCCTCCAAGGCGCCAACccatccctataaataccactccCAACTCCCACACTTTTCCTCACAACTCACACTTTCAGTATTACCTACAGACTTGGCGAAGATCCACCGAAGAATAAGAAGCAGCaacaatttttgaatttttgatccCTCAAATACttcaaaaaatgtcttcttCGGATTCGCCAACGTCTCTGATCATTTCCAAATCCACCGTCTTCCCCGAACGGCCCTCCGCCCTCGCCGACCTCCCCCTCTCAGTCTCCGACCTCCCCATGCTCTCCTGCCACTACATTCAGAAGGGTCTCTTCTtccccctccctccctcccccatCATCCCCCTCCTCAAATCCTACCTTTCCCAAACCCTCTCCCGCTTTCCCCCATTGGCCGGCAGACTAACCACCTACCCCACCGGCCACGTGCACATTACCTGCAACGATGCTGGCGCGGACTTCATCCACGCGTCGGCCCCCAGTCTCTCAATCGGAGATGTTTTGGACCCTACTGACGTCCCCGACTGCGTCAAGGAGTTTTTCGCTTTCGACAGGACCGTCAGCTACTCCGGCCACCATAACGCAATCCTGGCTGTCCAGGTCACCGAGCTCAGCGACGCCGTTTTCATCGGATGCTCCGTCAACCACGCCGTCATGGACGGCACCTCCTTCTGGAACTTCTTCAACACCTTCGCCGAGCTCTGCCGAGCATCGTCATCGTCACTATCACCAAACGAAAATTATAATTACACGAAAATGACAATCACAAGGCAGCCGGACTTCAGCCGGAACTCGGTTCTGATCTCTCCGGCGGTGCTTCGAGTTCCGGCGGGAGGTCCCGAAGTCACATTCAACGTCGACGAGCCGGTGCGCGAGCGAATTTTCAGCTTCAGCAGAGAAGCCATTCAGAAGCTCAAGGCACgaaccaacaacaaaaaatggTCCGAAAACGGCGACGTTTTGCTGAGCGCCGTCGAGATTCTCGGGAAGCAGAGTAACGATCCCTACCAAAACAAAGACAATGACGCGAGAGTGACGTCGATTATCGAAAACTGGTCCAAAAATTCGAACGCGAACTCCAAAACAACGGCGGAGATCTCGTCGTTTCAGTCCCTGTGCGCGCTGCTCTGGCGATCCGTGACGCGTGCGAGGAATCTTCCGTCCTCGAAAACGACAACGTTCAGAATGGCGGTGAACTGCCGGCACAGACTTGAGCCGAAGCTGGACGCATTCTACTTCGGGAACGCGATTCAGAGCATCCCGACGTACGCGACTGCCGGGGAGTTGCTGTCGTACGACACGAGGTGGTGCGCGGAGCAGCTGAACAAGAACGTGAAGGCGTACGATAACGACAGGGTTCGGGGCGTCGTTGGGGATTGGGAGAGGGACCCGCGAGTGTTCCCGCTGGGCAACTTTGATGGGGCAATGATGACGGTGGGGAGCTCGCCGAGGTTTCCGATGTACGACAACAACTTCGGGTGGGGGAGGCCGATGGCGATTCGGAGCGGGCGGGCGAATAAGTTCGATGGGAAGATATCAGCGTTTTCGGGTAGGGAAGGAGGCGGGAGCGTTGATCTCGAGGTGGTTTTGGCGCCTGACGCAATGGCTGGTCTCGAAACGGACTCTGAGTTCATGCACTACGTGTCCAGTTGAGCTTGTAAAACGACGtcatattatattaaaaagtaATAACTTAAAGGGAAGAGAAAAAGATAGGATGTGGAATTGTGGATGATGGGTTGAAGCTTGAAGGGTTCGGTGCGGTTGATAAGTATCCAACCTTGATCTGCACTGTTATGTGACCGttgttggatttatccaatataaatcaactTTTAAGTGGTCTATTACATATAATAAGAATGTAATAATTGAGAATAATGTTTATTGTGATTTAATCTCTTAAcgatatcaatcatatataaggtgtcttatattAGAAATAGGATTGATAGGAATccttaattgaatatgattatgatatttgACTGAGAGGCTAAGAGGTAGTGAACCTATATCCATTCTTATATGAGAATTATGGTTGGTCAtgtgattatatatatgtttagttTACAAAGAAGTAGTGAACATATGAAGGCATGAGGTATGTAATCCATTCAAAGTATGTGACTTAGTTGATAAGCATGAATTTTCGAACATGTATTATTGTTTGTGGTTTTTTCTACGCCTGAAGAATTTAAACAGTGTTTTGATTAGTAAATTTTTATGTGTCGTaaggggagaagaaaagaaatttttCAAGGCTAATGTAGGGCATATATCGGAGATGTTTTCTatggaagaaaataattttggttgttcctttatttaatttggtatttacaaAGCTAATGCATGATTTTAATGTTGTGTTTGGTAGTCTTGTACTACataaagaaatatataaaaggaAAGGAACCCGTTTGACTTAAGAAAACATTTGAGCGATTTTGCTTTTAAATTAAAGGAATGTATTGTTCTTTCCCATTACATAAAGTATTTCTATTTTAAGTAATTGACTCCATAATGATAAGTATTGACATTCTTGCGGTGGAATAAAACGTGTTCTATATGTGATTAATCTCTTTCAAGTATGTTGTTAGGTTTCTTGAGATTAATTTAATGTCAAAGGGAGTCATGAAGGAATTAGTGTCATTTGTTGGCAAGACTCGAATCAGGTTATCATAATTTTGTCACTTACAGTTAATTAATCCATGTGACTTCTTGTATTATTTCAGGACGAAGTTGATCAATGCCTTTTCAACTAAGCAAGCCGCAACGGCTTAGTTGACAATGGGACTATGTTTTTTTAGTTACTTCGGTCAACATTACatcttaattagaataaaagggATAATCTTCAAGTGTGGGttatttcttttagtttaattaagaTGGCATAGTATGAATTTTATTTCACAGAAGTTGTGAAAGTTTCATTTGTCCACaggtgttgaagtttttcatgaagGTACTCTTGTGACATAATCTAGTACTGGAAACTAGTTAATTTTCTTGCCCGCATGTGTAAATTAATATAGTTTCATGAAGTTTATGGGGGAATAAAGTTCCATGTCTTCATTTACAAATATTTCCACTATGAGCCCCATTATaggttgtggttttaaggcatggAAATTGATTGCATCATGACATATTTTTGTGTCTCTTCATGAGACTTGTTGATGCAAAGTACGTATTGAACCCATGAAGGTTAATCAAGGATTGCTAAGGTACACATTGTTTAAGTATAATGCTtgtaaatattttcaatttgaacTGTGATGTCTGTTTAGAGGATGAAATTTGATCACTTGAGATTCCTTTGACATCGAAATTGAAATAAcatgaaattgaatttgttagAGATGTTTAGATTCATGATAGATGAACATAATTTTTCTGGCAGATTGCTATCTTGATTAAAATCAGACGAATGACACGTGTAACGATTACCAAATGACCTGAATGTTTGATATGTTAAACATATATATGTCTTGTGTGtgcaaattttcataatttttttctgtATATTTTAATTATGGTGAATTTACTAGTAACCCATGCTCATATAGACAGTTTTACTGGCAGATTGCATTGGGTTTTTAAGTTGTCACTTTAGACTACTATTTTGACCCAAAACTCctctatatttttattttatgaagattAGTATGTCTATTTTGATCTGTATAATTTGGTTGCAATCAAGCTCataaattaattatgattaGTTCTAAAGTAAGTGTAACTCGTTGCTAAAATTCTGTTTGACAACTTTATGTTAGTTGTaatgtctattttattatgtctaAAATATAAAGCAATTTTATTTAGTTACATCTTTAAagagtgtttgcccaagtgggagaattagtgaacaaaaattgggcttcacactcattaacttatttgcaaGTCTAAACTCTAAAAACTTAGTGGGAGTTGTTCTAAAATTTTGAGCATTAAGTGGACTTGCATGATACTATTAAAGCGTTATTCTATCTTCCATGAATTTGTGTTTTGGTTGATAACTCGAATGACAATAACATGTTTAAGTTGCATGAATTGATACTTCATATATGTGTACATTTTTGCAATCATTCGAATTCCTCAACTGATTATTTGTTAATCTTGACATAGAATTTTGGGGCTCATAAGGACTTAGCATAAATGTGAAATTATTAATACATATAAGATGGTTGTTGGATGCATGTTTTTGTGTAACAGTGGTGAATGCTTTCATGCTTAGTTGTTTGAGGTAATATGCATTCATTGACTGAGTAAGGCTATTCCCAAAggcatatttaaaaaaaatatgatttaatGATGTTGCAGATCAGTGGGAGCTTAAGGTTTGTGTTGGCAATGCCTTACATTTGCAGATGACCTATAAGATATGTATAGAATCCatgtattcattttaatctccaGTTGGATTCATTAAGTCACATTTTTCTTGTGCTAGTCAATTATCGGATGAAATATATTTCGGATATCAAGTTGTTATCAAATTGCATATTAAATGGCATGGCATGGTTTGTGCACTGCCTTAGTTGTGAGGATTTCCATCTGCCCATAGGTGTTGGAAATCACCATGAAAGTAACTGGTATGGTGCATAGATCAGTGTCAAAAACATGTTAATTCATCTTACTCACAAGTGTTGAATTAATTTGCTTTATGAAGTTTTGGGATATTTTACTTGGACATGTGCCTATTTGCTATTTTTCAGTTTTGTCCATTGGCTACGAACATTGTTTGTCTTGTTATTGGTCTAATGAAAGTGATGCATGATTGTTTTGGAGATGTATTCACACCTGCAGGTTATGTTGGTTTCATTAGATGAAGGATATATGTGTTGGCAGATTTAAGGCTTTGAAGAAGCATAAGTTGGACCTGAGATGATATAAAGTAAGACATTTTGGTTTTTGCTTTAAAAGTTTCATCTCTTGATCataatttgtgtttcatgtgaACGAGGATTTTAGCATGTGTGATTATGAAGGTTATGGGTTTTGTCAACCTTACAACCTTGTTAGTTCCATGTTAAGAAATGCACTTGACAGAAACTGCATTAAGGATG
This genomic window contains:
- the LOC126623857 gene encoding uncharacterized acetyltransferase At3g50280-like, with amino-acid sequence MSSSDSPTSLIISKSTVFPERPSALADLPLSVSDLPMLSCHYIQKGLFFPLPPSPIIPLLKSYLSQTLSRFPPLAGRLTTYPTGHVHITCNDAGADFIHASAPSLSIGDVLDPTDVPDCVKEFFAFDRTVSYSGHHNAILAVQVTELSDAVFIGCSVNHAVMDGTSFWNFFNTFAELCRASSSSLSPNENYNYTKMTITRQPDFSRNSVLISPAVLRVPAGGPEVTFNVDEPVRERIFSFSREAIQKLKARTNNKKWSENGDVLLSAVEILGKQSNDPYQNKDNDARVTSIIENWSKNSNANSKTTAEISSFQSLCALLWRSVTRARNLPSSKTTTFRMAVNCRHRLEPKLDAFYFGNAIQSIPTYATAGELLSYDTRWCAEQLNKNVKAYDNDRVRGVVGDWERDPRVFPLGNFDGAMMTVGSSPRFPMYDNNFGWGRPMAIRSGRANKFDGKISAFSGREGGGSVDLEVVLAPDAMAGLETDSEFMHYVSS